TGCTCGCGCGACTCCAGGGCGTGGTGCGAGCGCCGGAAGCGGTTGACCTTCTCGGTCTTCTTGGCCGGCCGGTCGTTGGCGATGAGCACCGCCATCCACGGCAACGGGATGGAGATGGCCAAGATGATCAGGGCCAGCCACGACAGCTGCCACACCTGGAACACCACCGCTGCCATCACCAGGCACGGGATCCGGCTGGCCATCATGATCGCGTACCTGCGGCGACGCATCGCCTGCTGATCGTCCAATGACGGCTGGGCCTCGGTGATCAGCACCGGGGAGTCGTCACGATGTGAGCTGTTCACGACGATACCTCCACCATTCATGCTCCCACTCGAAGCCCGCCGCCAACACCCTGGGGGCCGCGCGGATCCCGAGCCTCCGGCCCCCAGGTTGACCGGCAGGACGCACGCCTGAAACCTCGACGGGATAGATTCGGACGGGAGCCAGTCGTGGTGTGGAGGACGCAGTGCTGTACACGGTGAGCAAGAAGGTCGTCAGTGCGGTGGCGCGGACGATCTACCGGCCGACGGTGATCGGCGCGGACAAGGTGCCCACCACCGGTCCGGTCATCCTGGCGCCGAACCACCTCGCCGTGCTCGACAGCTTCATCGTCCCGCTGGTGCTGCCCCGACCGGTGGCGTTCCTGGCCAAGGCCGAGTACTTCCGCGGCAGCGGCGTCAAGGGCTCGCTGACGAAGTGGCTGTTCACCGCGTGGGGCGCCATCCCGGTGGACCGGGGCAAGGGGCGCGCCGCGAAGGAGTCGCTGGAGGCCGCCGAGAAGGTGCTGCGCGCCGGTGGCGCGTTCGGCATCCACCCGGAGGGCACCCGCTCCCCCGACGGCCGCCTCTACCGCGGCCGCACCGGTGTCGCGCGGCTCGCGCTGAGCACCGGCGCTCCGGTCGTGCCGGTGGCGCTGACCGGCACCGACAAGCTCCTGCCGCGCGGCAAGCGGATCCCGCGGCTGCACCCGGTCACGGTGCGCTTCGGCGACCCGCTGGACTTCTCCCGCTACGCGGGCATGGACAGCTCGCTGCCGGTGCTGCGGTCGATCACCGACGAGATCATGTACGCCATCGCCGAGCTCTCCGAGCAGGAGTACGTCGACCGCTACCAGCGCCCGGGCGCTGCGGCGGCCTGAGCCCGGCGGCCGGGCGCGTCAGGACGTCCGGGAGTCGTGGTACGGCGGCGCGACGTGCTCGGTGAGCCACACCCCGTTCGCGCTGCCCCGGAACTCGTGCCCGGCCGCGTGCACCGCGCCGGCCCGCACCGCCGGCACCATCGGGCGCAGCCCGTGCTCCCGGATCGCGGCGAGGGCGCGCTCGACGGTCCCGTGGTGGAACAGCTCGGGCGACCGCAAGGTCCAGGTCGACCTGCACCGCGTGGCCCGCCGCTCGTCCACAGTGCACTCCGAGGCGTCGCCCATCAGCCCTTGGCGGCCTTGGCGGCGGCCTTCTGCTCCTTCTTCCACGCGCGGACCTCCTGGAGGGTCTGCTCGTCGACGACGTCGGCGATCGACCGGCGCGCGCCCTCCTCGCCGTAGGCCCCGGCGGCCTCGCGCCAGCCGGCGGGCTGGACGCCCCGCTGCTTGCCCAGCAGCGCGAGGAAGATCCGCGCCTTCTGGTCGCCGTAGCCGGGCAGCGCCTTGAGCCGCTTCAGGACCTCCTTGCCGTCCGGGTCGCCCTCGGTCCAGATCGCCTCGGTCCGGCCGTCGTAGTGCTCGACCACGTACTGCGCCAACGCGTGGATCCGCCGCCCCATCGACCCGCCGTACCGGTGGATGGCCGGCTTCTGCACGCACACCTCGACGAACTCGTCCAGATCGGACTCGGCGATCGTGCGGACGTCGAACCCGCCCATCCGGTCGGCGATCTTCTTCGGCCCGGCGAACGCGACCTCCATCGCCACCTGCTGGTCCAGCAGCATGCCCGTGAGCAGGGCGAAGGGATCCTCGCTGAGCAGCTGGTCCGCGTCGGCGTCGCCGGTGAGGTTGAGCTTGTTCGGCATGGCGCCATCGTCGCACGCGCGGCCGCCCGGCGACCTCCTCACGCCCGTCCGCGGCCCACCACAAAGGCTTTGCGGGTGCTGATCGGCTCGTGTGAGGCTGCGCGGCGTGGACATGCACGTCGGGCAGCTGGCCGTCTCGCCGGAAACGGTGCGTGCGCTGGTGGACGAGCAGTTCCCCGCGTGGCGGGAGCTGCCCGTCCGGCGCGTGGACTCGCGGGGGACCGTCAACGCGATCTTCCGCATCGGCGAGCGGCTCGCGGCCCGGTTCCCGCTGCAGCCGGGTGACGCCGACGCGACGCGGCGGCAGCTCGCGGCCGAGGCGGACCGGGCCCGCGAGCTGCTGGGCCGCACCCGGTTCCCCACGCCTCAGCCGGTCGCGCTGGGCGAGCCCGGGGCGGGGTTCCCGCTGCCGTGGTCGGTCCAGACCTGGGTGCCCGGAACCGTGGCCACCGAGGCGGACCCGGGCGTGGCGCTCGCGCGCGACCTGGCCGAGTTCATCCGCGACGTCCGCGCCCTCGACACGCGCGGGCGCACGTTCTCCGGGACGGGCCGCGGCGGCGACCTGCGGGCGCACGAGGCCTGGGTGCAGACCTGCTTCCGCCGCAGCGAGCCGTTCCTGGACGTCCCGCGGCTCCGGCGGACGTGGCGGGACCTGCGGGAGCTGCCGCGCGGCTCGACCCGGGACGTCATGACGCACGGCGACCTGATCCCGGACAACCTGCTCGTCTCCGGCGGGCGGCTGGCCGGGGTCATCGACGTCGGCGGGCTCGGCCCGGCCGACCCCGCGCTGGACCTGGTCGTGGCTTGGCACCTGTTCGACGCCGGACCGCGGCGGGCGCTGCGCGAGGCCCTCGGTTGCGACGACCTGGAGTGGCAGCGCGGCGCGGCGTGGGCGTTCGTGCAGGCCGTGGGCCTGGTCTGGTACTACGCCGAGAGCAACCCGGGCATGAGCGAACTGGGACGGCGCACGCTGGAGCGCCTCCTGGGCGAAGGCTGAGCGCCGTCAGCCGGCCCGCTTGGCCGCCCGCCACTCCGGCGCCAGCACCGACCAGACCTCCACGTCCTGCCGCTCGCCGCGGTGCAGGGTGCTCTCGCGCAGCACGCCGTCCCGGACCATCCCCAGCCGCTGGGCCACCGCGATGCTGGGCCGGTTCGCCGACGCGACGTGCCACTCCACCCGGTGGATGCCGCGCTCCTCGATCGCCCAGTCGATGATCACCCGCGCGGCCCGGGTGACCAGGCCCCTGCCCACCGCCGACGGCTCCAGCCAGCAGCCCGCCTCGGCGGTGCCGCCCGGGACGTCCATGGTCCGGAAGAGCACGCCGCCGACCAGCTGGTCGTCCACCCAGATCCCGAAGATCCGCCCGGTGTCGGACGCCGCCCTCTCCGCGTACTGGCGGAGGAACGAACGGCTGGACTCCAGGTCGGTGACCGCGTCGGCCAGCCCGATGTACCGCCCGATGTGCTCGCGCCCGCGGTCCACGTGCGCCAGGAACTCCTCGGCGCGCCACGGTTCGAGCGGGCGCAGCTCCGCGTTGTCATCCCCCAGTGAGACCGAGAACATCGCACCCTTCCACGATCCGGGACGGTCAGGTCACAGCGAAGGCTGCCACACCGGGACCGCCGAGGTGACCGTTTCGCACGAGCCCGCTCCGACTCCGTGGGGAGTTCCCGCGCCGCTGCTCCGAGGTGGGCGCGGGCGGATGCGCCATCCGGCGGTCGTGTGAGGATCGGGAACGTGATTCCAGACCTGTCCCATGACCGCATCGATCGACTTCGCGACGCGTTCCGCGCCGCGCGCTACGACGCCGACGGCGTGGTGGAGCTGCTCGGCCCGGAGGCGCACCTCGCGCTCGGGCGCGGCGAACCGGTGCCCGCGCTGCGCGCCACGACCGACGCCGGGCCGCTCGGCACGCTCGTCCGGCTGTTCCTGCTCGGGCAGGCCGAGCCGCAGGACGCCGTGGAGGCCGCGCTCGCGCCGCTGTCCCTGGCCGACGCCCTGGCCGCCGGGATCGTCGTCGCCGACGGCGACCGGGTCCGCGCCGGGCTCGACGTCCGCCCGCACGGCGCCGACGACCAGTCGTGGTGGGTGGTGTCGGACCTCGACTCCGACCTGCGCGGCGGCCGCCCGGTCGAGCCCGACCACGTGCTCGGCGTCGGCCACGCCTCGCTGAGCCTGGTGCGGGCGACCTCCCGCCGGCCGGTCGGCTCGGTGCTGGACCTGGGCACCGGCTGCGGCGTGCAGGCGCTGCACGCGAGCACGCACGCGCAGCGGGTCACCGCGACCGACGTCTCCAAGCGGGCGCTCGCGCTGGCCGAAGCGACGTTCCGGCTCAACGAGGTCGACGTGGACCTGGCCGAGGGCGAGTGGTTCGAGCCGGTGCGCGGGCGCCGGTTCGACATGGTGGTGTGCAACCCGCCGTTCGTGGTGGGCCCGCCGCGCACCGACTTCACCTACCGCGACTCCGGCCTGGCCGGCGACGACGCGAGCGCGCTGGTGGTGCGCCAGCTGCCGTCGTTCCTCAACGAGGGCGGCACCGGGCAGCTGCTGGCGTCCTGGGTGCACCGCGAGGGCGAGGACTGGGAGGACCGGGTGACCCGGTGGCTGCCCCCGGGCGCCGGTGTCGACGCCTGGTTCGTGCAGCGCGACGTCGCCGACCCCGCGTTGTACGTGGGCACGTGGCTGCGCGACGCGGGCTACGACCTGCGCTCCCCGGAGGGCGTGCGGAAGGCCGGCGAGTGGCTGGACTGGTTCGAGGCCAACGGCGTGGTCGGCATCGGCTTCGGGTTCGTCACGCTGCGCCGCACCGACGCCGCGCACGGCGAGGTGGTGTGCGAGGACCTGCGGCACGCCTTCGACGACCCGCTCGGCCCGGAGTCCGACCAGTGGTTGCGGCGCGTGGACTGGCTGCGCGAGAACGGCTCGGACGAGGCCCTGCTGGCGGCCCGGCTGGTCACCGCGGACAGCACGGTGCTGGAGCAGGTCTCCGGGCCCGGTGACGAGGGCTGGCGCCCGCTGGTGCACCGCCTGCACCGCACCGACGGCCCGGGGTGGCAGCACGAGGTCGACGAGCTCGGCGTCCGGCTGCTGGCCGGGTGCCGCGGCGCGCTCCCGCTCGGCGAGCTCCTCGAGCTGCTCGCCATGGGCTTCGGCGAGGACGCCGACGAGCTGACCCGCGCCGCCGTTCCCGTGGTGCGGGAACTCGTCCGGCACGGAATGGTCGTTCCCGCGGAATGGGAGGGTGGTGCGCGATGAGAGCGGTCGCCACTCGGGTCACGCGCGCCTCGGTAACGGTCGACGGAGTGGTCGTCGGCAAGATCGAAGAGCCCGGGCTGTTGGTGCTATTGGGCGTGACGCATTCCGACGGTCGTGAAGAAGCCAGCAAAATGGCGCGCAAACTGCATGAGATTCGCGCGTTGCGCGACGAGGAGTCCTGTGCCACGACCGGGGCACCGCTGCTCGTCGTCAGCCAGTTCACGCTCTACGGCTCCACCCGCAAGGGGCGCCGCCCGTCGTGGACCGGGGCCGCGCGCCCGGAGCACGCCGAACCGCTGGTCGAGGCGGTCGTGGCGGAGCTGCGCGAGCGGGGCGCCCGGGTCGAGACCGGGGTGTTCGGAGCCATGATGTCGGTGGAGAGCGTCAACGACGGACCATTCACCCTCTTGGTTGAGGTGTAAATGACGTAACGGGGCTCCTCAGGAAATTCTCAGGCTTGGCGGCGCAACGGGTGTGACCGCCATGACGTCTCCTGGTCGAGAACTCCGGGAACGAATTCGGGACGCCGTTCGTTTTCCAGGTACCGATGCTTCGACGGCCATGCCGATCGGTGCCGGGGGCACCGATCGACACATCCGTGGGAGATGTCGACGCGCAAGCCCGTTACCACGAGCGTACGCGTCATCCGCACCGCGCAACGACGCGCGAGCGTGTGAATTGCGCCCGCCAAGCCAGCCCGTCAGGGAGGGAGCACATGACCGTCCCGCAGACCACCACGCCAGACGTCACCGTCGCCGAGGAACTGGACACCCAGGGCCCATCGGCTGACCTGGTGCGCGTCTACCTCAACGGCATCGGGCGCACCGCGTTGCTCACCGCGCAGGAAGAGGTCGACCTCGCCAAGCGGATCGAGGCCGGGGTGTTCGCCAAGCACCTGCTGGAGACCAGCGACGACCTCACCCCCGAGCGGCGTGCGGACCTGAACGCCGTGGTCCGGGACGGCCGCCGTGCCAAGAACCACCTGATGGAGGCCAACCTTCGCCTGGTGGTCAGCCTGGCCAAGCGCTACACCGGTCGCGGCATGCCGCTGCTGGACCTGATCCAGGA
This region of Saccharopolyspora hordei genomic DNA includes:
- a CDS encoding DUF3099 domain-containing protein — protein: MNGGGIVVNSSHRDDSPVLITEAQPSLDDQQAMRRRRYAIMMASRIPCLVMAAVVFQVWQLSWLALIILAISIPLPWMAVLIANDRPAKKTEKVNRFRRSHHALESREHQVIES
- a CDS encoding 1-acyl-sn-glycerol-3-phosphate acyltransferase, with protein sequence MLYTVSKKVVSAVARTIYRPTVIGADKVPTTGPVILAPNHLAVLDSFIVPLVLPRPVAFLAKAEYFRGSGVKGSLTKWLFTAWGAIPVDRGKGRAAKESLEAAEKVLRAGGAFGIHPEGTRSPDGRLYRGRTGVARLALSTGAPVVPVALTGTDKLLPRGKRIPRLHPVTVRFGDPLDFSRYAGMDSSLPVLRSITDEIMYAIAELSEQEYVDRYQRPGAAAA
- a CDS encoding HhH-GPD-type base excision DNA repair protein, which encodes MPNKLNLTGDADADQLLSEDPFALLTGMLLDQQVAMEVAFAGPKKIADRMGGFDVRTIAESDLDEFVEVCVQKPAIHRYGGSMGRRIHALAQYVVEHYDGRTEAIWTEGDPDGKEVLKRLKALPGYGDQKARIFLALLGKQRGVQPAGWREAAGAYGEEGARRSIADVVDEQTLQEVRAWKKEQKAAAKAAKG
- a CDS encoding aminoglycoside phosphotransferase family protein — encoded protein: MHVGQLAVSPETVRALVDEQFPAWRELPVRRVDSRGTVNAIFRIGERLAARFPLQPGDADATRRQLAAEADRARELLGRTRFPTPQPVALGEPGAGFPLPWSVQTWVPGTVATEADPGVALARDLAEFIRDVRALDTRGRTFSGTGRGGDLRAHEAWVQTCFRRSEPFLDVPRLRRTWRDLRELPRGSTRDVMTHGDLIPDNLLVSGGRLAGVIDVGGLGPADPALDLVVAWHLFDAGPRRALREALGCDDLEWQRGAAWAFVQAVGLVWYYAESNPGMSELGRRTLERLLGEG
- a CDS encoding GNAT family N-acetyltransferase; this encodes MFSVSLGDDNAELRPLEPWRAEEFLAHVDRGREHIGRYIGLADAVTDLESSRSFLRQYAERAASDTGRIFGIWVDDQLVGGVLFRTMDVPGGTAEAGCWLEPSAVGRGLVTRAARVIIDWAIEERGIHRVEWHVASANRPSIAVAQRLGMVRDGVLRESTLHRGERQDVEVWSVLAPEWRAAKRAG
- a CDS encoding DUF7059 domain-containing protein, with the translated sequence MIPDLSHDRIDRLRDAFRAARYDADGVVELLGPEAHLALGRGEPVPALRATTDAGPLGTLVRLFLLGQAEPQDAVEAALAPLSLADALAAGIVVADGDRVRAGLDVRPHGADDQSWWVVSDLDSDLRGGRPVEPDHVLGVGHASLSLVRATSRRPVGSVLDLGTGCGVQALHASTHAQRVTATDVSKRALALAEATFRLNEVDVDLAEGEWFEPVRGRRFDMVVCNPPFVVGPPRTDFTYRDSGLAGDDASALVVRQLPSFLNEGGTGQLLASWVHREGEDWEDRVTRWLPPGAGVDAWFVQRDVADPALYVGTWLRDAGYDLRSPEGVRKAGEWLDWFEANGVVGIGFGFVTLRRTDAAHGEVVCEDLRHAFDDPLGPESDQWLRRVDWLRENGSDEALLAARLVTADSTVLEQVSGPGDEGWRPLVHRLHRTDGPGWQHEVDELGVRLLAGCRGALPLGELLELLAMGFGEDADELTRAAVPVVRELVRHGMVVPAEWEGGAR
- the dtd gene encoding D-aminoacyl-tRNA deacylase is translated as MRAVATRVTRASVTVDGVVVGKIEEPGLLVLLGVTHSDGREEASKMARKLHEIRALRDEESCATTGAPLLVVSQFTLYGSTRKGRRPSWTGAARPEHAEPLVEAVVAELRERGARVETGVFGAMMSVESVNDGPFTLLVEV